The DNA segment CAACGAGAGCAACTTTATGAGTTACTGAGTGATAGCCTTTCCCAACTTGATGCTACAGGTGTTGAAGTCATTCCCCAAACCATGCCGCCATTTCCTTGGCACTTTGGTGGTCAGCGATATCATAACCTCTTCGTTGACCCCCAGGATACCGCCGACTTTTGCCGCAAACATGGGTATCGAGTCTGTTTAGATATATCACACTCTAAGTTGGCGTGTAATCACCATAAATGGTCATTCAAAGAGTTTATTGAGCAAGTGGGGGCTTATGTAGCACATCTACATATTGCTGATTCTGAGGGTTCAGATGGTGAAGGCTTACAGATTAGTGAAGGTGAAATTGACTTTCCAGCTTTAGCGGAAGACTTAGAGAAGACTGCACCCAATGCGTCCTTTATCCCTGAAATTTGGCAGGGACATAAAAACGAAGGCGAAGGTTTTTGGATTGCATTAGAAAGATTAGAAACCTATTTTATTCGCTAAAAAATTAGACCTAAACGAAAATTAGAGGTAATCTAGATTTAATGAATCGTCTTATTGTTGCGAATGGAACTTGGCAGCTAATAGTAGTTACATCTGCTTTATCACAAGTGTCTAATCATACTTCTTCAGTTTTTGATGACTACCTTCTTTTGTATGCACCAGGTTTATCTAATGGTATGAAGAAGGTGATGCTGGACATAGCATCCTTAGCTTGGACATGGCGGAAAATTATTTGGGTAGATGATTTGCTATATAGCAATATTAGTGATTATTCAAACTTTGAAATTTTAGAAATATTACAAGCAATTAGAGAAAGAATTGGTATCAATATTATTCCAGAAATTTGGATAGGTAAACTAACTGATCCAGCAGAAAAATTGATATTAGAAAGTTTTCCTAATGCAGAAATTTCAATATATGAAGATGGGTTACATACTTATGTTCCACAAGAAGATTGGCGCTTAAATAAGCTTCAATTAATATTTAAACCAGGAATAGCTAAATACAAAATTCAAAAACGGATTCAAAATGCTAATATTTCTCATCGACTCAAAAATTATGGTTTATGTCGCCAACATCTTGACCGTCTAACCAGATCATACTTATTATTGAAGAATATTTTACCTGTACCCCAGTATCTTGATTGTAAAATCATAAAAATCAAAAATGAATTCGTTTTCTTGACTATTAAAAATATCCGAGCAGGTATAAAGCTTGATTTATCTGAACAAATTAGCTCAAAATCTGAGAATTACGTTTTAGTAACAGGTCAATGTTTCGCTAGATGGGGATTAATGTCATGGGAACAAGAACTTAATATGTACTATAAAATTTTTAGTACTCTCCAAAAAAACAATTTAACTCCGCTTTGGAAAGAACATCCTAGAATTGATCAGCCTTTTTTTAAAGAACTGGCAAATCAGTTTCAAGAACTCCGTCCAGTAGAATTTAATTTGCCAATATACTGGCCAATAGAAATGTTTATTGAAGAAATCAACTTGATTGCTTGTGTTTCCGCAACTTCAACATCTCTTTTTTATGTTCGAGATATATTTGGCTTACAGTCATATACAGTAGCTCATGAACTATCTCACCTGTTTTCTG comes from the Nodularia sp. NIES-3585 genome and includes:
- a CDS encoding polysialyltransferase family glycosyltransferase, which gives rise to MNRLIVANGTWQLIVVTSALSQVSNHTSSVFDDYLLLYAPGLSNGMKKVMLDIASLAWTWRKIIWVDDLLYSNISDYSNFEILEILQAIRERIGINIIPEIWIGKLTDPAEKLILESFPNAEISIYEDGLHTYVPQEDWRLNKLQLIFKPGIAKYKIQKRIQNANISHRLKNYGLCRQHLDRLTRSYLLLKNILPVPQYLDCKIIKIKNEFVFLTIKNIRAGIKLDLSEQISSKSENYVLVTGQCFARWGLMSWEQELNMYYKIFSTLQKNNLTPLWKEHPRIDQPFFKELANQFQELRPVEFNLPIYWPIEMFIEEINLIACVSATSTSLFYVRDIFGLQSYTVAHELSHLFSGDFAYITELVAKHIPQINLMPEMFKESMRIS